The Candidatus Poribacteria bacterium sequence TTACAGACAGTAGCCAGTCGGCGTTGTTGAGAAAACCTCCGGCTTTTGGCGTAGTCTGTGTTCCATCGTTATTTGCTATGCCATTGTCGAGATTTAAGTAACGTTGCAACTGCGCAAGGATGCTTTTGCCGTTCGTCAAAATTTGTTCCTGCGCCAACATTGGACGCATGTCAGTCTTGTCTGTTGGGTCGCCAATCATTGTCGTACCGCCTCCAATAATTGCAATTGGCTTATGCCCGGCGCGTTGCAGGTGTGCCATCGCCATTATGGGAACAAGACTTCCAACGTGCAGACTCGATGCTGTCGGATCAAAACCGACGTAGTAGGTGATCTGTTCTTCACCTAATAGGCGAGCGATCTGTTCAGCATTCGTAGTCTGCTTGATAAAACCCCGCTCATTTAGGACTTCAAAGACGTTGTCCATTGTTTATCCTGTTTTGATTTGAGTGTTCTTGATTCTATAAAAGGGATTTGGTCGGTACGCTTCATGTCGCGATATTAGAAACCTACAAACTCTACCCGAAAACACACCGTTTGTAGACCTAATACACAAGGGACACAATCGGAAATTTGATAGCAGATTTATAATTACAATCTAACTCGTGCAGAAATTGAGGAAAGGATTTCTTAGTGAAATATCCCTCCTCTATTATACAAAATTTTCGTATTTCTGACAAATAATTTCTATGAGGTTTTTGACGTTTTTGGAACTTTTGGGATTAACCCGAAGCGACCTCGACGCGTCTATAAATATCCGACAAACGGAGTTCACAGCCTATAGAGAGAAGCGATAGGACATCCTCAAGTCCCTGAAACTCGGTCTGCAGCCACTCGGACTCTTGACGGCAGTAATGTTCAACTCGGACCTCGTCTTGGGAAATGAGAATGTAATCTTTTAAGGAAACAATTTGCTGATAATGCTCAAATTTCTCCCCTTTATCGTAACCTGCCGTTGATGGAGAAAGCACTTCTACGATGAGCGTTGGATTCAGAAGGGTATCAAAAGTATCATCTTCCGCGCGCGGCTCACCGCAAACAACGACAACATCTGGGTAAAAGTAGGAGTCTGTCTGGGGAACCTTCACCCGCATATCACTGGCGGCGACCCGACACTCCCCGTTCATCAATTGAATGTTAAGATGAGTTGCTATATTCACTGTAAGGAAATTATGCGCGAAACTTGCGCCGGACATGGCGACTATCTGTCCGTTGAGGTATTCGTGTTTCGTCGTCGCCTTGCGTTCAAAAGCAAGCTGCAGTGGATGCCATAATTTACTTCCCGGCTTCTGTTAAGGTGGTGGGCTCCTCAGGAAATGTGATGCGTCTATAAACATCCGACAGGCGAAGTTCACATCTAATTGAAATGAGAGACAGCACCTCCTGCAGCCCGCAAAATTCAGTCAAGAGCCACTGTGTGCCTTGCCGAAGATAGTGCTCCACGCGAATCCTATCCTGTGAAACGAGGACGTATTCTTGCAAAGCAGCGATTTGCCGGTAGTGTGCGAATTTTTCGCCCCTGTCATACGCCTCCGTAGATGGCGAAAGCACTTCTATGAGCACAATCGGATTAAGCAGCGTATCGAAAACATCATCCTCAAAGCGCGGTTCATCACAGACAACAACGATATCTGGGTAGGTATACGAGTCTGTTTGATGATTCTTCACGCGCATTTCACTGACGTAAGTTTCACAGGCTCGATCTATTAATTGCGTGTAAAGTCCATTAAACATATTGCCGGTGATGAGATTATGCTCGCGACTTGCGCCGGACATGGCGACTATCTGTCCGTTGAGGTATTCGTGTTTCGTCGTCGCCTTGCGTTCAAAAGCAAGGTATCAGCGGATGACATGCGTGCCTCCATACATCTCGCTTCGGATACCTAAACTGGTTCGAGCAGAACCAGTTCCAGGATTGAAACCAGCCTCGTGAATTTTGAAAAAGTAGGACTATTCCTCATCATCTTCTGAATAGGAGTGTCCGCTGAAAATTGCCCGGACCTGCTTCGCTGTTTTGGGACCTGAGAGCAATTTTCCTATCCGATCGCCCTCTTCTTCAAGCAACGCCTTGACGTTCGTCAGAACCGCCTCTAACTGATCCCCTGGGAACTTGCACGCGCCGTTCTCGTCCATGTGGATGATTTCGCCCGGCGCAACATCCATTCCGCCTATTGAGACAGGGACGTTGACAGCCTGAACTGCCATCGCACCGTGTCCGGGTGTGATGCCACTTAACAGATACTGAAATTCCATTGGGCGGATTTCGTCAATATCGCGTGATGGACCGTTTGAAATGGCACCTAAGCAGCCTACTGATTTCATCGCCGCTGTCATATTGCCGCCTGCTAAACCGACCTTATTGGCGAGCTCCGGAGGGAACTTCTGCTCAAATGCGAAGATCGTCGGTTGCTTGGAGGCACCCAGCGCGTCAATGACATCCATAAAAGAGAGTTCCGAGTAGTTCGGGTCCGGGACGCTGTAGACGCACGTCACCGCATAACCGGCAATGGCTCCGAGCTCAGGATACATACAGCGGATGGTTGTATCGGTATACCAATTCTCTGTCCATGGATTATAGAGTCCAAGACAAAGCGGACTCCCCGGATACGTAGCAACCACGTTTGTGATTGAAGGCGTATCATATTTGCGCAGTTCTGCCAACATTTCCTGTTCTGTTAATGCCATTTTAATTGTTCCTTGCGGTTAAGTAGTGTAGGTTTGAGATTTGACGTTCTTTTCTCTGCAGTCGTCAACCCTTATGGGCTTGACTTGGGTTTGTATAGGGGCTGGAAATGTAATACAAGGAACGGATTTAGTCTCCGCGCAGCCTAAATCCGCCAACCCCTACCGCATTTCAGGCTGAGCGTTTTGGATTTGATTCAAATTCGTGTCCAAGTTCTCGAACCTCTATAGGATCACCGAAAACCTGCTTGAAACGAAGTGGAAAGCAGGGCAGAAACTTAATAATTAAAAAATTTAGACAGGCATTGTTCTACCGGCGTATGCCCGTCCGATGCGTGCCGCTTCTTCGCCGCCACCCGTAATCCGAACGCCAGCGTCGATGCTCGCCTCAATTGTATCGGGTGAAGTGCTTTCCAAGAACGCGATACCGCCAGCTTTGCACGCCGCAGCAACGCGATTCCGGGCATCTTCCAATTCTTGTGGACGTGGGTTCGGTGGATTTTTGTAGCCAAATGACATGCTCATGTCCCCCGGACCCCATTCAGCGAAGGCGATTCCGGGCACCTGTGCTGTGATTTCGACGTTCGCTAACGCACGCTTGTTTTCAAATTTGAGACCCAAGAGAAGTTCACCGTTCGGATTCAGGGGCCATGGATCGGCGACATCCAAGTATTCGTTAGCAGAGATGCCCCAGATAGGTGCAGCGGAACCTTGTCCCGCGGAGCCGCGTCTTCCAACATCCAATTGTGTACCGACGCCGATGGTCTGGAATGGGTAACGGCACGCTTCCACAAACGCCTTGACGGCTTCTGGCGATTCAGCGTGACAAAGCAGTAGACCGTGCACGCCGCGCGCGAGAAGCTGCCGCATCTGCCAGCCGTTGGCACGAATCACATCTGCACTGATGCCATCTACTGGTAATTCAACAATAACAGCCGGGGTTTGGTGTCCGCTATTGGTGGGACCGCCGTCAGCGAGCCCACGCATGAAACTATCCAATCCAGCGAGATCGAAACTCCCATGCTCCATGCCGACATTGATGTAGTCTGCCCAAGTTTTTGCCATCGCGCGACCCGCGTCATAGTGCAGGTTCGCGCCCGTGTGACTGCCGGTATAGAAAACAGGCAGATCGTCTGCTAACAGTTCAATCGCTTTATTAACGCGTTTCGGCATTGGGGTTCTCCTTACTAATGTGCAATATTACAATATTTTTGATGAATGGTGGTTTCGATTACTTTCGATTCCGTTCTGGAATCTAAGTTAAAATTGTATAAAAAATGTGACAATCTGTCAACATAAATTTTTAAGGAATCGGCGCGCGGTTGGAGCCGAAATTTCAGAAATGTTTAGTTTTGGGAAGGATTTAATTTTATCTGTTTTTTTATTTATTTTATCGTTGATTTCCTTAAAAAGTTACAAAATTTTATCCTATTTTTATTTCATTATTTTTACTAATCTGCATGCAACTTAGGCATCATATAAGTCCGAGAGTATCTAATTTTTTTATGATGATATGAGAAAAATGGATGCTGAACAATTACGGGTTATTAATATTTCTATTTCTCAATAAACAGTTTTTCTGACAACGAATATGGTAAACCAGAAAAATAAGCAGACATTCTCCCCTCCCCGGGTAGGCGAGGTCTCTAACCTCGCCGGGGCAGCGTGTACAATTAATTCTAAAGTTTACCATAAATGGAGACTCTATAGTCCTAAAGAATTTTGAAATTCCTTGACAAATCCGCAGATTTTAAATAACTTAAAAGGAGAATCATGTATTAAATTTCTCTAAGGAGCGATGAAAATTGTGAGAGCACTTGTCGTTAAATTATTGCCAGATGAAAAGCGTGAGAAAATTGTTGTCACCGATTGGGAAGAGCCAGCACCACCTACTGGAAACGAGGTGCTGTGTCAAGCTGTCTTCACCGGACTAACGAACGGTACAGAACGGAATCAACTCATCGGTGGGAACTATTCAGCCTCCAATAGTCGGTTACCAACCACCGATGGATACCAGAACGTCGGCAGAGTCATTGAAACAGGACCGGACGTAACGCAACTTCAAGTCGGTGATCTTATCTATGCCAGTGTGAACCATGTCGAACGGTTCACTATTTCAGAAGATGGACTTTTGTTAAAATTACCAGAAGACATTGATCCAGGCGAAGCCGCCCTCTTCGGCATCTCTGGTGTCGCCATGCATTGCTGCAGGCGTATTGATCCGCGCATCGGAGAAAAAGTGCTTGTTGTCGGTCAGGGCTGCATCGGTATGTTCGCGGCACAGATCGCCAACGCCATGGGAGCTCGCGTAACGGTGTGCGACATTGAGGAAACTCGACTCGAACAGATCCGCCAACTGGGTGTCGCAGAGACGGTTCTCAATACGAGTGATGATGGTTGGGATTCTCAAATTCAAGAGGGTTCGTTTGATGCCGTCATGGATTTCGCGGGTGTTCCAGACATGGTGACACCGATGATTCAGGCTTGCAAAGTTCGAGGGCGATTACTCTTAGTCGCTGGACGGTTCGATGTCAATTATACCTTTAATGTTGGGCAACATAAGGAGATTAGTATCCTTCAGTGTAGCCATTTCACGTGTGACGATCTGGAAAATCTCTGTCGATTGCTCCGCCAAGGTTCTGTCAAAATTGCACCACTCATCCGACATCGAGTGAGTGTTGACGAAGCACCGCAGATATATAGGTGGCTCCGTGATGAACCGATGCGTTTGTTGGGTAGCGTATTTCAATGGGAGTAAGTTCAAGTTCTGCTTCCGTACTGGTTTGGAAGTTTGGAAGTTTGGAAGATAGCGGACACAGTGTTTCTTTCACCCTTCCGCCTCTTCCACCCTTCCCGTTCTTCCACCCTTCCGCCTCTTCCACCCTTCCCGTTCTTTCACCCTTCCTCTTCTTCCACCCTTCCTAAAAACCTTAAATTTGTTTCTTAATATTGCTTAAATCAAAAAAAGTGCAACTTTTTTGCAACTCGTTTGTAGTAACGACAACCTCAAAATGCGCGGAGTTGAAACATGACAGAAGATAAATTCCTTGAGCTTGTTCATACACACAAGGCTCGGGTTTATCAACACACCCTCTATCTACTCGGAAATCGGGAAGATGCAGAGGATATAACACAAGAGACGTTTATCACGGCGTGGAAACACCGGAACAAATTGCGTCCGAAGACTGCACACTCATGGTTGCTAAAATGTGCGCAGAATCTCTGTTTCAATCTGCTAAAGCGTAACAAATTTCAGGTGCATTTAACAGGCGGAGACGATACAGATCCCGAAACAGAACTCGAAACTTTAATGCACACGCATTCTAATCGATCAAATCCATCACCAGATGAGATTGTGATCCAGCAAGAGCTCAAAGAGTCGGTCCAGTGTGCCATTAAAAAATTGCCGCCAGATATGCGGTCAGTGATAATTATGCGGGAATTGAACGGCATGAGTTTCAAGGAGATTGCCGAGGTTTTAGAACAACCCGAAGGCACCGTAAAATCTACTGTATTCCGTGCCCGCAAAAGGTTGCGGGAGTTACTACGTCCCTACTGGAGGAATGAAGAATGAACGATTTTCCTCTTCACCAAGATTCATTTTGCATGGAAGTTCAGGA is a genomic window containing:
- the tyrS gene encoding tyrosine--tRNA ligase, producing MDNVFEVLNERGFIKQTTNAEQIARLLGEEQITYYVGFDPTASSLHVGSLVPIMAMAHLQRAGHKPIAIIGGGTTMIGDPTDKTDMRPMLAQEQILTNGKSILAQLQRYLNLDNGIANNDGTQTTPKAGGFLNNADWLLSV
- a CDS encoding Uma2 family endonuclease; translated protein: MQLAFERKATTKHEYLNGQIVAMSGASFAHNFLTVNIATHLNIQLMNGECRVAASDMRVKVPQTDSYFYPDVVVVCGEPRAEDDTFDTLLNPTLIVEVLSPSTAGYDKGEKFEHYQQIVSLKDYILISQDEVRVEHYCRQESEWLQTEFQGLEDVLSLLSIGCELRLSDIYRRVEVASG
- a CDS encoding Uma2 family endonuclease; the encoded protein is MSGASREHNLITGNMFNGLYTQLIDRACETYVSEMRVKNHQTDSYTYPDIVVVCDEPRFEDDVFDTLLNPIVLIEVLSPSTEAYDRGEKFAHYRQIAALQEYVLVSQDRIRVEHYLRQGTQWLLTEFCGLQEVLSLISIRCELRLSDVYRRITFPEEPTTLTEAGK
- a CDS encoding RraA family protein translates to MALTEQEMLAELRKYDTPSITNVVATYPGSPLCLGLYNPWTENWYTDTTIRCMYPELGAIAGYAVTCVYSVPDPNYSELSFMDVIDALGASKQPTIFAFEQKFPPELANKVGLAGGNMTAAMKSVGCLGAISNGPSRDIDEIRPMEFQYLLSGITPGHGAMAVQAVNVPVSIGGMDVAPGEIIHMDENGACKFPGDQLEAVLTNVKALLEEEGDRIGKLLSGPKTAKQVRAIFSGHSYSEDDEE
- a CDS encoding zinc-binding dehydrogenase, with product MKIVRALVVKLLPDEKREKIVVTDWEEPAPPTGNEVLCQAVFTGLTNGTERNQLIGGNYSASNSRLPTTDGYQNVGRVIETGPDVTQLQVGDLIYASVNHVERFTISEDGLLLKLPEDIDPGEAALFGISGVAMHCCRRIDPRIGEKVLVVGQGCIGMFAAQIANAMGARVTVCDIEETRLEQIRQLGVAETVLNTSDDGWDSQIQEGSFDAVMDFAGVPDMVTPMIQACKVRGRLLLVAGRFDVNYTFNVGQHKEISILQCSHFTCDDLENLCRLLRQGSVKIAPLIRHRVSVDEAPQIYRWLRDEPMRLLGSVFQWE
- a CDS encoding RNA polymerase sigma factor translates to MTEDKFLELVHTHKARVYQHTLYLLGNREDAEDITQETFITAWKHRNKLRPKTAHSWLLKCAQNLCFNLLKRNKFQVHLTGGDDTDPETELETLMHTHSNRSNPSPDEIVIQQELKESVQCAIKKLPPDMRSVIIMRELNGMSFKEIAEVLEQPEGTVKSTVFRARKRLRELLRPYWRNEE